TTGATTTGATAATGATAGTGGTACGAAATTTTGGAGTTGtcttccttttgcttttgtacaCTTATGAATGAAGCATAGGAAAGGCTCATATACTGACTCGTTCTACGTCGTAAGGGGCATTCACTGTACGGGGGCAGCGGAACGGAAGGGTAGCGCAAGAAGGTGCATCACGCCTCGAACACAGTTTTACACGATCCTTTTCGAAGATCACATACACGATGTTTACGAACTACcagccaaagaaaaaaaaacacctacgATCATCGAATAGCGCAGCCGGAAACGATGCGACGCGACAGTCAAGGAGCGAAGAAAGTACGGTTGTTAATGGTGCAGATGGAGTTGAGGTTATGTGTGCAGACAGAACGAAGATCGAAGCTGTGTACGTGATCTCCCTCCCGGGTACGCATACTTCCACCTTGGCCTTTCTCCTTCCGGCGAAGGTGTTTTTGTTAGCATTAGCTACAGTATGTACAACGACCAAACAGGCACAGAAACACGGTACACTAAGGTAGATACAGCTTGCATAGATATACTAGGCGTATTAAAAACAAAGAGacagatagatagatagatggATAGTAAGAGATCGAACCGGCCAATCGAGATTGAACCGGTAGCGTGCGAGCAGCACCACTGTGCCTACAGAGGCACACTACAGAAACAGGTACACGACAATACACTACACAACACAGGGTACAACAGTGAGGTTAGAGAGCTAGCGCTACAACTGAGCAACAACACGGTCTGCAACTCTGGTGCAGAGGAGCGAAGGAGCGCAGAATCAAACTACCttcggcatcatcatcatcgacggCACGGGTAGTCTTTTTCGCACCACCCGACACCTTGGCGGTTGTCGGCTCGGATTTGCTGGTACTGGCTTTGGCGGGCTTACTGGACGAAGCGGAGGTGGACTTGGTGGAACCCGGTTTACTCTTCGTGTCCTTGCCGGCAGCTGTTTTACCGGTGCCGGGCGCCTTCGGCTGCTCGACGGCATCGAGCCGCGGGATGGGCTTTAGTTTCTTGCCACCGGATCGTTTCTTGTCGATACGATCCTCCCGTTCGAGCTCCTCCACATCGTCGGTGTAACGCTTGCGGagtttcggtttcggtagCTTATTGTCTGGAAGAAATGAGCGGATGGGATGGCGCGTTGGGAGCGGAGGCGTGAGGAGTGGTTttaaaagagaaggaaaatggaatttatgagtacgagaaaaacaaacacaacaccaccaaaTCATCAGAACTGATGAGGTTGTTGGAGCCTTACACACTAGCGAACACATCGAGTAGAGTAGAACAGTACGGGGGTAGTACGACGACGATCGAGTGATATGCACAGTGATATAGATACAGCGGTACAACGATGCGGACGGTACGAACATACGGTACTAGCTACATCGAATCGGTTACACTGAATTACATCGAATTTAGTACACATCGAATCGGGTAGGTTACTGTAACGCGACAGTAACTCCCAGCGCGGTACCAGACCGGATAGAATCCAATTCACGCACAAGCGTTCGTTCGTGCGCTCTGTCAAGGAGGGGTTATTTAGGAGGAAAGGGGCATGAAAAGGGTTCTCGATCGATAGAAGATGCAATGCTTATCTTTCGTTCTCTACGTGCCGAATGGCGATAGGTGCGCTGGTCATGTCATAGCCGAAACAACATGGCCCACATCGTTCCTCAACAGCCTGCATGCGGCAGAGTGTACTGCTTGGGCTACAAAACAACACTACATCTAACACCGACTGGAGCTAGTTTGCTGCAACTCTGCTCTACGCTAGCAGTGGCCAATATTATTtaccaaaaaagaagaaaccaaaaaaaaaaacgaaacgaaaactcTTAAATGCACGATTCAAATTAGGCATTGCTAGTGAAGGGCAAAACTggagaagggggggggggggggggtaagaACTGAAGGATACTAAGGTGCCACCTAGCGACGTTAGAAAACGGTTCCACTACGGGCGGAGCGCTACGCTGCAGAACACCGAAACACGTGTGCACGATACGTAAACCAAGTGGTGATAGCCCATCAAACACGATCAAGACTCATAGACGCatgcgtttgttgttgcttcctgTTTTGGCGGTGAACCACTCGGCAGCCACGTTTACCTAGCCCGGTGTACAACGAACGGAGTGTGCCTGACATGGTCGAAACGGCGGGCGCTGACAGCGATGTTGCGGATGGACGCAAAATGGAACGTTCCGGAACACCGGCACGGGCACGTGCTTCCGCCAGAAGCAGTGCCTTGCGGGCTTCCTCTTCCGGATCGGAAAATACCACCGGAACGCGCTCGCGCACCATGCCGTACTTCAGCTTGATATCGTACTTTCCTGCACGGATGGGATAAGGTATCAGACACGTGATGATGGGCATGATATGGTAAGCGGGAATCGGGTGAGCGAACAGCTTAACGGTAGCAATGACACTGGAGAGATTGGGCAAGCAAGTCCAGAACGAGGCGTATATGTGGAGCATGTGTTTAGAAACGGTTGCAAAACCCTGCCCCGTCAGTCTGTAAGGATGTACTCTCAGGAGTGATACAAAATTGCAAGCACGTACACCAATCACTGTTTGGCTTTAATGTTTTGCACGAACATGTTTCAGACATTAACAGCAACTTCAAATAACAAGATGTCTGTAATTCTTAGCTTCTGGAAAAGGTTGAACCAAATGGAATGCATAGCTGAGGTGAAGTCGAGTTGTCGGGCATACATTTGAGCGATGCAGCTCgatgaacaaaaaagtaaaaaaaaacccaaaaaagaaataacagaACACAAAACTGGagggaataaacaaaaatggaacagcaacaacagcaccgaTGGAAAACAATGAGCAACGGTCGGGAGtttgaaaatgtcaaaaaggTGGGCAGAGCGTAAATTCCGAAGGCCCCTTCCCTTTCGGAGACGTAAGGCACTGGTGGGTAACTTATACAACTAGGACACAGTTCCGTTCTTACTTTTGTGATCAATTAGCCACTGCAAGATGCGTTTTTCGTTCTTGAGATTACCTGCGAAGAGAGGGAAAAGAACATGAAACATAGCAAAAGAAGGAATGGAAGTGGAACGGGGGGATTTGGGGGGAAGGTGGAATAGTTGTCGTTGTGAATTCACTTGATCGGTTATTAGTCTCGTTCAAAGCTTGGGGAACGTTCCATACCATCGTACATAATCGGGACACCGGTTTCGTAATAAACAAGGGCCGGGAACGAGAAGATACCGATCTCGTGGGCCAGCTTCTCATCGTTGGCCTTCACAAACTGGATGTGGTGCTTGTCGGTATCGTCGTCGATGGTTTCCAGCTTCTCGAGAATTTTGGGGCAAGTTTCGCAGTCGTCATCGTCTGTGGGGAGGTAATGGGAGGAAGCGAGTTTAAAATATCCTCCAGACGGTCGTACAGATCCACTTACAGAACAGCACAGCCAAATGTTCCACCTCGTTCACCAACACTTGCAGCGTTTTGCGGTCGACCGACTCGATGATCTCGGGCTTGGTGTTGTACTGCTCCAGAACCCACTCGAGGATCTCTTCCTCGTTCATCAGATCACCGGCGTAGATCGTGCGGAACTTGTTACGGTAGAAGACCAGTGCGGGCAGTGTTTCGAGATCGTACTCCTTGTCAATCTCCTCATCGGACGTCTTTACGAAATCGATGTCCTTCTCCTCACACTCATCATCAATGTTCTCCAGCTCGGCAATGATCTTCTGGGCCTTCTTGTCGTCATCGTGATCTGTCGGCGATGGACACAAAATCGAGGGTGAGTGTTAGGACCAGCACCGTACCGTAGCACTGTAGCGTGTACTTACAGAAGAACACAACAATGTGTTCATTTTCCGACAGAATCTTCTCCAACATCTTGATGTTGACTTCCTCAATTTTGCCGGGAATTTCGAGCGTCTCCTCATCGGTCAACCATGCCAGAACCTCATCCTCGTCGTTCATATCACCCGAGAAGATCAGCGGATCCTTGTTGCGGAAGAACACCAGCGACGGTATGTTCTTGATGTTGTACTTCTTGGCAGTGACTGAAATAAGAGATAGAGGACATGATTAAGTGTTAAGAATGGAGCTTCTATGCTCGATAGACGAGACCCAGCACTCTTACCCATATCTTCGGTGGTAACAAAGATAATGCCAGCTTCGTCCAGCTCATCGTCGATGTTTTCGAGATCGTCTAGGATTTTGTCACACTTCTCGCCCTCCTCGCACTCGCCGCTGAAGTAGACGCACACGTACTCATGATCGTCGATCAAATCCTGTAGAATCTCGTCCGTCACCTCCTCGATGGTGGCCGAGTACTTTTGCAGCTTAAGCCATTCGAGAACTTCCTCCTCGTTCATGAGATCGCCCTCGTAGATGGCTGGGATTTCGTTCTCGAAGTATACCAGCGCTGGCAGATGGTCAAGACCATACTCACGCGCTTCTTCAGCATTGTCCAGACGGGCAATAACGATCTCTTCCTTTTCCAGCTCATCGTCGATGTTTTCCAGCTCGTTCAACACGCGGATATCCTGCTTGTCGTCTTTGTCGTCTGAAAGGTGGAGAAATTGTCCAAGAATGTTATGACGGTGAACATAACGTGGATAGCTGACAGAAGCTGATACTTACAAAAGATAATAGCAACGTGATCGTACATCTGCATCAGCTTGTCCTTCATTTCGTCGGTGATTTCAGGAATTTCGGAATGACGCTTCTGATGTACCAACCAGCCGAGCAGTTCCTCTTCCCTCTGCAGATCACCTTCGTAAATGTGTGGAATACCGCGTTCAAACAgaatctacaaaaaaaaacatcacttgATTACGGACTGATCTATTCCACTTCTCTTCACCCTTCTTACCATGGTAGGCAGTTCCTCAATGCCCCACTCCTTGGCTTCGTTATCATCATCGATTTTAACAAAAGCGATATCGTTCTGATCGCACTCGTCGTCGATGTTTTCCAGCTCGGCCAGCACCTTCTGCGACGTCTTCGAGTCCTTGTCGTAGAACAGCACAGCGACGTGCTGCATCTTTTCGATGATCATGTCCAACATCTCATCGGTAACGTCCTCGATTTCGTCGCTGTTAGTCTGGCGCTCCAACCAATCGAGCACATCCTCTTCCTGGTCAAGGCTGCCTTCGTACACGGTCGGAATGCCCTGCTCGAAGTAGACCAGCTTGGGGAACTTGGTGACACCGTAGTCCTTAGCCTCCTCAACATCATCCATCTTGACAAAGTTGATACCGAGCTGATCGCATTCATCGTCGATGTTTTCGAGTTCGTTCAGAACCTTTTCCGACTTCTTGTCATTGTTGTCATCTGGTGTGAAAAAAAGGGATCCTTTAGGAAGGAATCTACACGAAAGCAATGGCATAACATTTTACGTACAGAACAAAACGGCGATCGATTTGCCTTCCTTGATAAGTTTGTCCAGCATCTCGTCGGTGACATCCTCGATCTCGTCCTTTTCCAGCTGAGAGAGCAACCATTCCAGGATCTCCTCCTCATCCGACAGATCATCATCGTATACATTGGGGATCTGCTTCTCAAAGTACACGATCGCGGGGACCTGCAAGTATCACATTGGAGGGTGAAGAATAGTGTAGCAGTTGGAGCGTACGGTACTGACAGTGTGAGATAAACCAGTCAACCACTatagataaacaaaaactgctGGCGGAATCGCTAATCGTTTAGCAAGGTGGCTTTCCACACCGATCGTACGACGATACAGGCGGGTGGCACTATAAATATAACACCGGCTGACGATACCCGCGTATCATCTACGGTCGGTTTGGTTCGTTAATTTCAAGTGGGTTCTAATTTTAACCACCATAAAGCACTCCAACCATTACCGGACAGACACGCACCGTTGTAACAGCGCTGGCTTGCGTCATAGTGACGGCGAGGTGGTGGTGATCGTGAACGTCTGTTGTCTTACCTCATCGATGCCGTACTCCTTCGAGACCTTCGGGTCGTCGATCCGGACGAACTGGATACCGTGCTTGGCGCAGTCATCGTCAATGTTTTCCAGCTCCTGCAGTACCGATTCCGAATCCTCGTCTTCATCGTCGTCTGCCGAGGTGAGTAATGATTAATGGGTTGCGATCTCAAGGATGGGAAGATTACGAGTTTACTCGCGGGAAACTTACAGAACAGCACGACCAGATTGTCGATGTTCTGGATCAGAGTCTTGAGCGTCTTGGCGTTGACCTCCTCGatgacatcatcatcgtcaccggTGGCCTTGTTCTCTACCAGCCATTCCAGCACGTCCTCCTCACGCTGCAGTTCGTCTGCACGGTGGACAGTGGGCGAGAAGAAAATTGACATTGATCATCTACAACCCACGCTAGTCTTGCGCGAAGCGGAACGGCAACACTTACGCTCGTAAACGATCGGAGTCTGGTGACGATAGTAGACCAGCTTTGGCAGTGGGCCCAGATTGTATTCCTCAGCCAAATCTTCATCGTGAATCTTCACGAATCCGATGTCAAGCTGGTCCGCCTCGTCGTCAATGTTTTCCAGCTCCTGCAGGGCCTTGATGCACTTCTTACATTCCGGCTTGTCTGGGGAGGTTGAGGGTGAAGTAGAAGTGAAATTAGTCTCTTGTCATTCAGTAATTTTGCTCGGGAGGATGCTAAGAACTGGACGGCAAATGGTATGCCACAATGGATAAGGATGGATAGCTACAGTGGGAAGTGATCGTCATTAACCCTACGTCCTAAAGGAGTTTTAGATTTAGTAACCTTTTGTACATGCATAATCAACCGGTTAGAGCAATCTCCCTCTCTTTTCAAAGTAAACCGAAGAAAAGGGCGAGGGAATAGAAATCTTTCTGCTGTGGATCGTTTAACAAGCGTGGGTCGGTGTTTTATCGcaccgaaacaaaagcatGCAAAATGACAACAGATACACACCATTTTTAACACCAAAGACGTACACACTAACAACAACACAGTAGTGATTAACCTACCAGGCAGCAAACAGGACTTTACCGAGCACACAAATAGCGTacgaacaaataaacaaacagctgTACGAACAAACGGGACCGAGATGAAAGAATCGGACCAAAGAACCGAGCATCAGGTGGGATAATGACGTGAGGGCGGAAAAACAGATCCACTTCAGTTTGGTCGGTGGGATGCAAACGCCGGGAGCACAAAGGTTTGCCACTAGATGGCGCTCGCGCTAGTTATGGTTTGGTGTGTACTACCGaagattaaaaataatggcCGTGCTCCATGTGTTGTGATGTAATTTCAAACGAGGTGTGCTTCCTTACTAACCGGAGCCGTACGGTAGGCCAGTGCAGATCGGTGCGGTTTCATGTTTTTAGTGCTTTCTTTTAGATTTCTGACCGTGGCGCATGGAGTGTGTGGGAGCTTGTTCATAGTTCAGGTTCCGAAATGGACGTCTGTTTACGCAAGGTAACACCTACACGCTATTGCTCGGTTCGGCTCAAGAtcagtgtttcgtttttcttttttcccaaatCAACCTGTTTCACTCCGACatgtgtgaatgtttgtgGCGTTTGAATGGGATGTAGAACGAGCAACGTTCCTTCGGTGTGTGGCCACCTCCACGGGGAAAGTGcatgttttcattaatatcATCGTTAACTGTTAACTGATGGAAAACGAGAACGGCATGGATTTGATATGGGTGCGAATATTATACTCGTAATAGCGCCTATGCGATCGGTCGGTTGATCGTGCCGACAACGTAGGAAGTTCTGACCTCCACAGCGGTGTGGAAAACGTTGATTCTTACATCATTTGGAAGCATATCAAACTTCAAAGTAATTGACAGTTTAAAGCATCATCAACCGGTGGGGATATTATCCAAAGTAGTGGATCATGTAATTTAACTGCAAAGTTGCCTTTATCCACCAATAAAAACGCATAAATCGCTCCGAACTGGTTACTGATTGCATGAAACAGCAAGGGCACTAGCGAAACTGATGATAAAAATAGGTGATGAGCATACGGAGCAGACAAAACATGCCGCTCTGATACAAACTATATCTTGGCGCTGGGTACGCGCTGAGTGATGGTTTTGCTAGGTAATGAAACTAATTTTTACTTATTGTGAGTCATCGTTGTGGTTCGTATGGCTATACAGTCGGGGTTGCAAAAGCGCTTACCAAGGTGCGAATAACATATTGCCCCAGAGCAAAAGTAGAATCGTATTTAGCTCATATTCTTTACAAAGTTGAAGTTTGATGTTGAAGGATAGATTGTTCTAAATGGAGCAGGGAAGCATTTGAACATTATACAGCAATGCACATTTCCAAACTGCAATCAATTCAGTGTGGTGGTAATAAAATGATACAGCGATTTGCACCAAATGGCTGAGTGCATCAGTTCAGTTAAACGATGCGTTC
This Anopheles marshallii chromosome 3, idAnoMarsDA_429_01, whole genome shotgun sequence DNA region includes the following protein-coding sequences:
- the LOC128714637 gene encoding uncharacterized protein LOC128714637, with product MGLPRIRSLVAPLCFLLLASSWLVSDVDCAKKAGGSAPAAAPEATIEEVSAKQLERLLEDKDYVAVYWYARSCTTCDTVLAELEHIDDDTDSFGVDFVKINDKRLAKQYGIAKFPALTYFREKEPIIYEGDLMDEAGVLDFLTSLEAMDLPDRIEEVNAKILSKIIEDSDYVAVLFCTDHENCPPGNNNKPECKKCIKALQELENIDDEADQLDIGFVKIHDEDLAEEYNLGPLPKLVYYRHQTPIVYEHELQREEDVLEWLVENKATGDDDDVIEEVNAKTLKTLIQNIDNLVVLFYDDEDEDSESVLQELENIDDDCAKHGIQFVRIDDPKVSKEYGIDEVPAIVYFEKQIPNVYDDDLSDEEEILEWLLSQLEKDEIEDVTDEMLDKLIKEGKSIAVLFYDNNDKKSEKVLNELENIDDECDQLGINFVKMDDVEEAKDYGVTKFPKLVYFEQGIPTVYEGSLDQEEDVLDWLERQTNSDEIEDVTDEMLDMIIEKMQHVAVLFYDKDSKTSQKVLAELENIDDECDQNDIAFVKIDDDNEAKEWGIEELPTMILFERGIPHIYEGDLQREEELLGWLVHQKRHSEIPEITDEMKDKLMQMYDHVAIIFYDKDDKQDIRVLNELENIDDELEKEEIVIARLDNAEEAREYGLDHLPALVYFENEIPAIYEGDLMNEEEVLEWLKLQKYSATIEEVTDEILQDLIDDHEYVCVYFSGECEEGEKCDKILDDLENIDDELDEAGIIFVTTEDMVTAKKYNIKNIPSLVFFRNKDPLIFSGDMNDEDEVLAWLTDEETLEIPGKIEEVNIKMLEKILSENEHIVVFFYHDDDKKAQKIIAELENIDDECEEKDIDFVKTSDEEIDKEYDLETLPALVFYRNKFRTIYAGDLMNEEEILEWVLEQYNTKPEIIESVDRKTLQVLVNEVEHLAVLFYDDDCETCPKILEKLETIDDDTDKHHIQFVKANDEKLAHEIGIFSFPALVYYETGVPIMYDGNLKNEKRILQWLIDHKRKYDIKLKYGMVRERVPVVFSDPEEEARKALLLAEARARAGVPERSILRPSATSLSAPAVSTMSGTLRSLYTGLDNKLPKPKLRKRYTDDVEELEREDRIDKKRSGGKKLKPIPRLDAVEQPKAPGTGKTAAGKDTKSKPGSTKSTSASSSKPAKASTSKSEPTTAKVSGGAKKTTRAVDDDDAEGDLLNEYDVLDWMHGQKTDESIQEVERDELLSLIDSKDFLGVVFYVEDDPNTPKILRHIELIDDEASDYGILLVKSSDRLMAKKFGFRNPPGVTYFRKGKSINYDGDIDDEEELLDWLTDPHNMEMTDHIEKVNRKMFQKIRQASDYLAVFFYSDDCKQCPRVLAEIEHIDDEADGAGINFVKIDDKQMAKELGVYALPGIVFFKLSSKEPVIYAGDLNDEDEILNWLMTQKNPGGDIIEDLDGTKLLSLIEDSNALAVYFWNKTTCEACFTKAAKKQRKAKERKGLLDAASSAEVVDDGATEDSASDGDVPSTPPPPPPVAAAAQASVEDADECEQCSGVLESLENIDDDCDRHGIMFVKTDDLSIAEQYGISEYPVLVYFEDNVPNVFEGSLDEEEEVLQWLITQKTEDRIELITRVMLESMVDETQYLAVYFYKTKSPSYCRSFCSAENIRKRKEFAREGISDKINCNICDQILEGLEVIDDELDVFGIHMVKIQDPQLAKRYSIKTFPALVYFRNGNPLIYEGDLQNEQSVLEWLVDDDNRELADEIEEVNERMLDRLMEQSPLLCVFYYDEDCAECDDILEELELIDGEVDLYGIDFVKVASLDAAHKYGVTTIPSLVYYRKQIPMLYDGDMHDHERVMNWLTSQDVFEIKNEIEEVNRKMLNKLLDENEFLAVYFFEEDHEESEAVLEKLELIDSETDNLDITFVKMGDPRYARKWGVTKLPAIVYFRKRFPSIYRGDMYDEQDVLEWLRKNRFRQPELNIFMYALIALGLGFVIYTAFLLQCFKPAPPAPVPHPKQN